In Mycteria americana isolate JAX WOST 10 ecotype Jacksonville Zoo and Gardens chromosome 5, USCA_MyAme_1.0, whole genome shotgun sequence, one DNA window encodes the following:
- the LOC142409885 gene encoding LOW QUALITY PROTEIN: uncharacterized protein LOC142409885 (The sequence of the model RefSeq protein was modified relative to this genomic sequence to represent the inferred CDS: substituted 1 base at 1 genomic stop codon), with amino-acid sequence MGAVIRANSRQCCPSPARASGECAHGGEVGLGWTRARAETRAPGERAMALVIAYALTVLGIIHLPPAVGHDLRAATHGHLQQHVEQLIQDMAPRLEEMEQSPQEPSGMARGAVLCAAFQQWQSWAFAGGLVLLFWLCWWLWKRSHEPGSSSKHCSFRCLEEEEEEEEEEEEEEEEEEEEEEEEEEEEEEEEEEEEEEEEEEEEEEEEEEEEEEVEEEGGEEPLHMDRLLGVYTSWPLPNRQKICMVVEDVVNDLLCVSQILSGNDFMPRLQLAVGVGGFLEGQDACGEDLVYRLLVPLKPPPGHSFHLELGTEGEMLGRSSRLRVELTCMCRRERWLGDVLCFLHHPEDELRSSQEASLLQTLCTHSYLDVQKTAFWLQELMAAASVAVPQADTWKLTVLPSTRFCKLKLTDSFQRSLSIELILAVQQGNSDTFVSMEXAEVSATSSARWAERESEPEGEREVAKEAFRCKEARDRDCLTTWTATAHPLPETLFPPGLLPWAQPRSITPNSFASSPPRSTGDGQ; translated from the exons ATGGGGGCAGTTATCAGGGCcaacagcaggcagtgctgccccagTCCGGCCCGGGCCAGCGGTGAGTGTGCACACGGCGGGGAGGTCGGGCTGGGCTGGACGAGGGCCAGGGCAGAAACACGGGCCCCCGGGGAGCGG gccatggctctGGTGATAGCGTACGCCTTGACTGTGCTGGGCATCATCCACTTGCCACCGGCGGTCGGACATGACCTGCGTGCAGCTACGCACGGGCACCTGCAGCAGCATGTGGAGCAGCTGATCCAGGACATGGCTCCGCGGCTTGAagagatggagcagagcccccaggAGCCGAGCGGGATGGCCAGGGGAGCCgtgctctgtgctgcctttcagcagtggCAGTCCTGGGCCTTTGCTGGAGGCCTGGTCCTGCTCTTttggctctgctggtggctctggAAGAGGAGCCATgagccaggaagcagcagcaagcattGCAGCTTCAGGTGccttgaagaggaggaggaggaggaggaggaggaggaggaggaggaggaggaggaggaggaagaggaggaggaggaggaggaggaagaggaggaggaggaggaagaggaagaggaagaggaagaggaagaggaagaggaagaggaagaggaagaggaggaggaggaggtggaagaagaagggggggaagagCCGTTACATATGGACAGGCTTCTGGGCGTGTACACGTCGTGGCCACTGCCGAACAGGCAAAAAATATGCATGGTGGTGGAAGACGTGGTGAACGACCTTCTCTGCGTCTCTCAAATCCTCTCCGGCAATGACTTCATGCCGCGGCTGCAGCTAGCTGTCGGAGTGGGCGGCTTCCTAGAAGGCCAGgatgcctgtggagaagacctTGTCTATCGCCTGCTTGTGCCCCTGAAGCCACCCCCCGGGCACTCCTTCCACCTCGAGCTGGGCACcgaaggggagatgctggggaggagcTCCCGCCTGCGTGTGGAACTGACGTGCATGTGCAGAAGGGAGCGGTGGCTGGGGGAcgtgctctgcttcctccaccaccctgaGGACGAGCTGAGGAGCAGTCAGGAAGCCAGCCTCCTACAAACCCTCTGCACGCACTCGTACCTCGACGTGCAGAAAACCGCCTTCTGGCTCCAGGAGCTGATGGCAGCAGCCTCCGTTGCTGTGCCTCAGGCGGACACATGGAAGCTAACGGTGCTGCCCTCCACGCGCTTCTGCAAGCTCAAGCTGACCGACTCCTTCCAGAGATCCCTCTCCATTGAGTTGATCTTGGCGGTGCAGCAAGGCAACTCGGACACATTTGTGAGCATGGAGTAGGCAGAGGTCAGCGCTACCAGCAGTGCGAggtgggcagagagagagagcgagccaGAGGGAGAGCGCGAGGTGGCCAAAGAGGCCTTTCGCTGCAAGGAAGCTCGCGACAGAGACTGCcttaccacctggacagcgaccgCCCACCCTCTTCCCGAGACTCTCTTCCCTCCGGGACTTTTACCCTGG GCACAACCTCGCTCCATCACTCCCAACTCCTTTGCCTCCTCCCCCCCGCGCAGCACAGGGGATGGGCAAtag
- the LOC142409887 gene encoding uncharacterized protein LOC142409887, translating to MGAVIRANSRQCCPSPARASGECAHGGEVGLGWTRARAETRAPGERAMALVIAYALTVLGIIHLPPEVGHDLRAATHRHLQQHVEQLIQDMAQLLEEMEQSPQAPSGMARGAVLCAAFQQWQSWAFAGGLVLLFWLCWWLWKRSHEPGSSSKHCSFRRLEEEEEEEEEPLHMDRLLGVYTSWPLPNRQKICMVVEDVVNDLLCVSQILSGNDFMPRLQLAVGVGGFLEGQDACGEDLVYRLLVPLKPPPGHSFHLELGTEGEMLGRSSRLRVELTCMCRRERWLGDVLCFLHHPEDELRSSQEASLLQTLCTHSYLDVQKTAFWLQELMAAASVAVPQADTWKLTVLPSTRFCKLKLTDSFQRSLSIELILAVQQGNSDTFVSME from the exons ATGGGGGCAGTTATCAGGGCcaacagcaggcagtgctgccccagTCCGGCCCGGGCCAGCGGTGAGTGTGCACACGGCGGGGAGGTCGGGCTGGGCTGGACGAGGGCCAGGGCAGAAACACGGGCCCCCGGGGAGCGG gccatggctctGGTGATAGCGTACGCCTTGACTGTGCTGGGCATCATCCACTTGCCACCGGAGGTCGGACATGACCTGCGTGCAGCTACGCACCGGCACCTGCAGCAGCATGTGGAGCAGCTGATCCAGGACATGGCTCAGCTGCTTGAagagatggagcagagcccccaggCGCCGAGCGGGATGGCCAGGGGAGCCgtgctctgtgctgcctttcagcagtggCAGTCCTGGGCCTTTGCTGGAGGCCTGGTCCTGCTCTTttggctctgctggtggctctggAAGAGGAGCCATgagccaggaagcagcagcaagcattGCAGCTTCAGGCGccttgaagaggaggaggaggagga ggaagagccGTTACATATGGACAGGCTTCTGGGCGTGTACACGTCGTGGCCACTGCCGAACAGGCAAAAAATATGCATGGTGGTGGAAGACGTGGTGAACGACCTTCTCTGCGTCTCTCAAATCCTCTCCGGCAATGACTTCATGCCGCGGCTGCAGCTAGCTGTCGGAGTGGGCGGCTTCCTAGAAGGCCAGgatgcctgtggagaagacctTGTCTATCGCCTGCTTGTGCCCCTGAAGCCACCCCCCGGGCACTCCTTCCACCTCGAGCTGGGCACcgaaggggagatgctggggaggagcTCCCGCCTGCGTGTGGAACTGACGTGCATGTGCAGAAGGGAGCGGTGGCTGGGGGAcgtgctctgcttcctccaccaccctgaGGACGAGCTGAGGAGCAGTCAGGAAGCCAGCCTCCTACAAACCCTCTGCACGCACTCGTACCTCGACGTGCAGAAAACCGCCTTCTGGCTCCAGGAGCTGATGGCAGCAGCCTCCGTTGCTGTGCCTCAGGCGGACACATGGAAGCTAACGGTGCTGCCCTCCACGCGCTTCTGCAAGCTCAAGCTGACCGACTCCTTCCAGAGATCCCTCTCCATTGAGTTGATCTTGGCGGTGCAGCAAGGCAACTCGGACACATTTGTGAGCATGGAGTAG
- the LOC142409886 gene encoding inositol 1,4,5-trisphosphate receptor-interacting protein-like 1, with protein sequence MEQKRRGQAMALVIAYALTVLGIIHLPPAVGDDLRAATHGHLQQHVEQLIQDMAPLLEEMEQSPQEPSGMARGAVLCAAFQQWQFWAFAGGLVLLFWLCWWLWKRSHEPGSSSKHCSFRCLEEEEEEEEEPLHMDRLLGVYTSWPLPNRQKICMVVEDVVNDLLCVSQILSGNDFMPRLQLAVGVGGFLEGQDACGEDLVYRLLVPLKPPPGHSFHLELGTEGEMLGRSSRLRVELTCMCRRERWLGDVLCFLHHPEDELRSSQEASLLQTLCTHSYLDVQKTAFWLQELMAAASVAVPQADTWKLTVLPSTRFCKLKLTDSFQRSLSIELILAVQQGNSDTFVSME encoded by the exons atgGAGCAGAAGAGGCGAGGCcag GCCATGGCTCTGGTGATAGCGTACGCCTTGACTGTGCTGGGCATCATCCACTTGCCACCGGCGGTCGGAGATGACCTGCGTGCAGCTACACACGGGCACCTGCAGCAGCATGTGGAGCAGCTGATCCAGGACATGGCTCCGCTGCTTGAagagatggagcagagcccccaggAGCCGAGCGGGATGGCCAGGGGAGCCgtgctctgtgctgcctttcagcagtggcagttctgggccttTGCTGGAGGCCTGGTCCTGCTCTTttggctctgctggtggctctggAAGAGGAGCCATgagccaggaagcagcagcaagcattGCAGCTTCAGGTGccttgaagaggaggaggaggagga ggaagagccGTTACATATGGACAGGCTTCTGGGCGTGTACACGTCGTGGCCACTGCCGAACAGGCAAAAAATATGCATGGTGGTGGAAGACGTGGTGAACGACCTTCTCTGCGTCTCTCAAATCCTCTCCGGCAATGACTTCATGCCGCGGCTGCAGCTAGCTGTCGGAGTGGGCGGCTTCCTAGAAGGCCAGgatgcctgtggagaagacctTGTCTATCGCCTGCTTGTGCCCCTGAAGCCACCCCCCGGGCACTCCTTCCACCTCGAGCTGGGCACcgaaggggagatgctggggaggagcTCCCGCCTGCGTGTGGAACTGACGTGCATGTGCAGAAGGGAGCGGTGGCTGGGGGAcgtgctctgcttcctccaccaccctgaGGACGAGCTGAGGAGCAGTCAGGAAGCCAGCCTCCTACAAACCCTCTGCACGCACTCGTACCTCGACGTGCAGAAAACCGCCTTCTGGCTCCAGGAGCTGATGGCAGCAGCCTCCGTTGCTGTGCCTCAGGCGGACACATGGAAGCTAACGGTGCTGCCCTCCACGCGCTTCTGCAAGCTCAAGCTGACCGACTCCTTCCAGAGATCCCTCTCCATTGAGTTGATCTTGGCGGTGCAGCAAGGCAACTCGGACACATTTGTGAGCATGGAGTAG